The proteins below are encoded in one region of Oncorhynchus gorbuscha isolate QuinsamMale2020 ecotype Even-year linkage group LG01, OgorEven_v1.0, whole genome shotgun sequence:
- the LOC124021611 gene encoding junctional adhesion molecule 2A-like: protein MDRMGILSLIFLVLLQSPASLSLTVSTSKARVVVHENTDAVLSCQFKTEKETNPRIEWKKKGKDITFVYFDGKFSGSFAGRANIEGATVTLHAVTQKDSGLYRCEVSAPADHTNLGEINVTLSVLVPPHTPSCEVPSSVLSGAGVELHCKDKLSVPPPTYIWYKDNKALSTTHTTDTTFSMDTDKGTLKFKSVSKADSGQYRCEASNSVGAPKSCVAHHMKVIEYQLSMTTLIAGAVGLFLLVVMCCLGVCLRHRRGCCKKQEQKGRSTNSYNPPPPPTRNPKNYKHTQSFMI, encoded by the exons ATGGACCGCATGGGGATTTTGTCTCTTATCTTCCTCGTCTTGTTGCAGA gtcctgcctccctctctctgacagtgAGCACCAGTAAGGCCAGAGTGGTGGTCCATGAGAACACAG atgctgtgctgtcctgtcagttcaagacagagaaggagactaACCCTCGTATCGAGTGGAAGAAGAAAGGGAAGGACATCACCTTTGTTTATTTTGATGGCAAATTCAGCG GATCCTTTGCAGGTCGGGCCAACATCGAGGGTGCGACAGTGACGCTGCACGCCGTTACCCAGAAGGACTCTGGGCTGTACCGCTGTGAGGTCAGTGCTCCAGCAGACCACACCAACCTGGGAGAGATTAACGTCACCCTCAGCGTACTGG TTCCCCCCCACACCCCGTCCTGTGAGGTGCCCAGCTCAGTTTTGTCTGGGGCAGGGGTAGAGCTCCACTGTAAGGATAAACTCAGTGTACCCCCTCCTACCTACATCTGGTACAAAGACAACAAGGCGCtgagcaccacacacacaactgacACCACCtttagcatggacactgacaagGGAACACTG AAGTTCAAGAGTGTGTCCAAGGCTGACTCAGGCCAGTATCGTTGCGAGGCATCCAACAGTGTGGGGGCGCCAAAGAGCTGTGTGGCCCATCACATGAAGGTCATAGAAT ATCAGTTGAGTATGACGACACTGATAGCCGGAGCTGTAGGTCTCTTCCTGCTCGTTGTCATGTGCTGCCTGGGTGTGTGCCTCCGTCATCGACGGGGCTGCTGCAAAAAGC AGGAGCAGAAAGGGAGAAG CACCAACTCCTAcaatccacctcctcctcccaccagaAAC CCCAAGAACTACAAGCACACCCAGTCCTTCATGATTTAA